One genomic window of Gossypium hirsutum isolate 1008001.06 chromosome D11, Gossypium_hirsutum_v2.1, whole genome shotgun sequence includes the following:
- the LOC107927178 gene encoding pentatricopeptide repeat-containing protein At1g09190 translates to MMSRASLVVERKILRLLHGQKTRCNLRQIHAHFIRQCLHQSNQILSHFVSVCGHLNKMDYANLVFLQTHNPNILLFNSMIKGYSLNGPFEEAVTLFSLMKAHGIFPDEYSFSPLLKACSGLCDVRIGQCIHGEVLRSGFELFGSVQVGVLELYSYSGRMEEAKKVFDGMSKRDVIIWNLMIRGFCKRGDVDLGLSLFRQMSEKSVVSWNSMISYLAQSGRHSEALELFHEMRELGFQPDEATVVIVLPICAHLGDANIGQWIHSYAESSKLYRNVISVGNALVDFYSKGGNLETALQVFKDMPCKNVVSWNTMISGLAFNGRGELGVKLFEEMINNGERPNDATFIGVLTCCTHAGLLEKGQELLDLMSKNYHIDPKLEHYGCMVDLLSRGGCVRMAYDLIRSMHIQPNATLWGSLLSACRTYGELELAELAVKELINLEPWNSGNYVLLSNIYAEEGRWDEVEKIRVLMREKSVKKAVGQSMTG, encoded by the coding sequence ATGATGAGCAGAGCATCCTTAGTGGTGGAGCGCAAGATCCTTCGCCTCCTCCATGGCCAGAAAACTCGATGCAACCTCCGGCAAATCCATGCTCATTTCATCCGTCAATGTCTTCACCAATCCAACCAAATCCTTTCCCATTTTGTATCTGTTTGTGGTCACCTCAACAAAATGGACTACGCGAACCTTGTGTTTTTGCAGACCCACAACCCCAACATTTTGCTTTTTAACTCCATGATCAAAGGGTACTCCCTTAATGGTCCCTTTGAAGAAGCTGTTACCTTGTTTTCTTTAATGAAAGCTCACGGGATTTTTCCCGATGAATACTCGTTTTCGCCTTTGCTGAAGGCATGTTCGGGTCTTTGTGATGTAAGAATCGGACAATGCATTCATGGGGAAGTTCTTAGATCTGGGTTCGAGCTTTTTGGCTCTGTTCAGGTTGGGGTTCTGGAGTTATACAGTTATAGTGGGAGAATGGAGGAAGCAAAGAAGGTGTTTGATGGAATGTCTAAAAGGGATGTCATCATTTGGAATTTGATGATTCGTGGGTTTTGCAAGAGAGGGGATGTTGATTTGGGGTTAAGTTTATTTAGGCAGATGAGCGAGAAGAGTGTAGTTTCATGGAATTCGATGATTTCTTACTTAGCACAGAGTGGGAGGCATAGTGAAGCTTTGGAACTTTTTCACGAAATGAGGGAGCTGGGGTTCCAACCTGATGAAGCTACCGTGGTTATTGTTTTGCCTATTTGTGCTCATTTAGGGGATGCTAATATTGGTCAATGGATTCATTCTTATGCCGAGTCAAGCAAGCTTTATCGAAACGTGATTTCCGTGGGAAATGCATTGGTTGATTTTTATAGTAAGGGTGGAAATTTGGAAACGGCCCTTCAGGTTTTCAAAGATATGCCTTGTAAGAACGTTGTGTCATGGAATACCATGATCTCAGGTCTGGCTTTTAATGGAAGAGGAGAACTTGGAGTGAAGTTGTTTGAGGAGATGATAAACAATGGCGAGAGGCCTAATGATGCGACTTTTATAGGGGTGCTAACATGCTGTACACATGCAGGGTTGCTTGAAAAAGGGCAAGAGTTGCTTGATTTAATGAGCAAAAATTACCATATTGATCCTAAACTTGAGCATTATGGATGCATGGTTGATCTCCTTTCACGCGGTGGATGCGTGAGAATGGCTTATGACCTGATTAGGAGCATGCATATTCAGCCTAATGCTACTTTATGGGGTTCTTTGCTCAGTGCTTGTCGTACTTATGGTGAACTAGAGCTTGCAGAACTTGCTGTTAAAGAACTTATCAATCTTGAACCATGGAATTCAGGTAATTATGTGTTGTTGTCAAACATTTATGCAGAAGAAGGGAGATGGGATGAAGTAGAGAAAATAAGAGTATTGATGAGGGAAAAGAGTGTTAAAAAAGCAGTAGGGCAAAGCATGACAGGGTGA